A segment of the Bacillus licheniformis DSM 13 = ATCC 14580 genome:
CGAAAGCCTAATTTCATTTTTCCTCAATTTTAGCTTAAAAGATTTTTTTGGAAGCGGGAAAACGGGATGGACGAAGCGAAAAAAAGCCAATGTGGATATCTTTCTCCTCGTTTTTTCTATCCACAATCATTATCGACAACATTTTCACAAAACTAACCGTTGTGGACAATATTTCTTCAACAGTTTGTATAGTATGTGGATAAGTTCCTCGCAACCATTGCAACCACTCGCTTATTCTGATATTATATTTGTGTTTTAACTCTTGATAACAAATTGGCTGCCAATCCATTATCCACAAACTGTGGATAAGTTGTGGAGAGTTTTTTCACAGGGTGTGCAGTATTTTGTCCACATCTTGTGAAAAATGTCGAAAAGACGTTTTTCTACTATATTATATGTTTTCAACATTTCATTAACGAATGGACTCATCCATTTGCTCTTTTTTTGTGTTCTATAACAGGTTGGACAAGCAAATATTGCTGGTAAAGGAGGGACGAACCGCCATTATGAAAAACATATCGGATCTTTGGAATCAAGCTTTGGGGCAGATCGAAAAAAAATTGAGCAAGCCCAGCTTTGAAACATGGATGAAATCGACAAAGGCCCATTCATTGCAGGGCGATACGCTGATCATCACCGCACCGAACGAGTTCGCCAGAGACTGGCTTGAATCAAGATACCTGCACCTGATCGCCGATACGATCTATGATCTGACAGGAGAAGAATTGAGCATTAAATTTGTCATTCCTCAGAATCAAAATGAAGAAGATTTTATGCCAAAGTCTCCAATCAAAAAAATGTCGAAAGAAGAACCGGCTGATTTTCCGCAAAACATGCTGAATCCCAAATATACATTTGATACGTTCGTTATCGGTTCAGGAAACCGATTCGCCCACGCAGCGTCTTTGGCAGTGGCTGAAGCCCCGGCGAAAGCTTACAATCCGCTGTTTATTTACGGGGGAGTCGGACTTGGAAAGACTCACTTAATGCATGCGATCGGGCACTATGTCATCGATCACAATCCATCTGCAAAAGTGGTTTATTTGTCATCTGAGAAATTTACAAATGAGTTCATTAACTCGATCCGTGACAATAAAGCTGTCGATTTTCGCAATCGCTATCGAAATGTTGACGTTCTTTTAATAGACGATATTCAATTTTTAGCCGGAAAAGAACAGACGCAAGAGGAATTTTTCCATACGTTTAATACGCTGCATGAAGAAACAAAGCAGATTGTCATTTCCAGCGACCGGCCTCCAAAAGAGATCCCAACGCTTGAAGACCGTTTGCGCTCCCGTTTTGAATGGGGATTGATCACTGACATCACGCCTCCTGATCTGGAAACAAGAATTGCGATTTTAAGAAAGAAAGCAAAAGCAGAAGGACTTGATATCCCGAATGAAGTCATGCTTTATATTGCCAATCAGATCGACAGCAATATCAGGGAGCTGGAAGGGGCATTAATCAGGGTTGTCGCATATTCTTCCTTGATCAATAAAGACATTAACGCCGATCTGGCTGCTGAAGCTTTGAAAGATATCATTCCTTCTTCAAAGCCGAAAGTCATTACGATCAAAGACATCCAAAGAATCGTCGGCCAGCAGTTTAATATCAAGCTGGAGGATTTCAAGGCGAAGAAACGGACAAAATCGGTGGCTTTTCCGCGGCAGATCGCTATGTATCTATCAAGAGAAATGACAGATTCTTCTCTTCCGAAGATCGGCGAAGAATTTGGCGGACGCGACCACACGACGGTCATCCATGCCCATGAGAAAATATCAAAACTGCTGAGCGATGATGAACAGCTTCAGCAGCAGATTAAAGAAATTAAAGAGCAGCTGAGATAAGTGATGAGCGGGAAAGTGTGAATAACTTGAACATGGCCTTACACAGTCTGTCCACATGTGGATAGGCTGTGTTTCCGTTCTTTTTTACACTTATCCACAAATCCACAGCCCCTACTAGTACTTCTGCTATTTTTATAAAACATAATAATTAATAGATTCCCGCAAGGAGGATGATTATGAAGTTTACAATTCAAAAAGACCGCCTGGTCGAAAGTGTCCAAGATGTGTTAAAAGCCGTTTCTTCAAGAACGACGATTCCGATCTTAACCGGTATTAAAATCGTGGCCTCTGATGAAGGGGTCTCTCTGACAGGCAGCGATTCCGATATTTCGATTGAATCGTTTATCCCGAAAGAAGACGGCGATTTAGAGATCGTGACAATTGAACAGCCCGGCAGCATTGTGCTTCAAGCCCGTTTTTTCAGTGAAATTGTCAAAAAGCTGCCGATGTCAACAGTGGAAATCGAGGTTCAAAATCAATACTTAACGATCATCCGCTCCGGCAAAGCAGAGTTTAACTTAAACGGTTTGGATGCAAGCGAATATCCGCTTTTGCCGCAAATTGAAGAGCATCACGCTTTTCAAATTCCGACCGATCTGCTGAAAAACCTGATCCGCCAAACCGTTTTTGCAGTGTCCACCTCAGAAACACGCCCAATCTTGACAGGTGTAAACTGGAATGTCACTGGCGGTGAATTAATATGCACTGCAACGGATAGTCATCGTCTTGCGCTAAGGAAAGCTAAGCTCGACATTAACGAAGACAGTTCATACAATGTCGTCATCCCAGGAAAAAGCTTAACCGAGCTCAGCAAAATCCTTGATGACCATCAGGAGCTTGTTGATATTGTGATTACCGAAACACAAGTGCTGTTTAAAACAAAAAACGTTCTGTTTTTCTCCAGGCTTCTTGACGGAAACTATCCGGATACGAACCGCCTGATTCCTCAGGAAAGCAAAACGAACTTGATTGTCAATACTAAGGAATTTCTCCAGGCGATCGACAGGGCTTCGCTTTTGGCGAGAGAAGGACGAAACAACGTGGTGAAACTTTCCGCAGCCGCCAATGAGTCGATCGAAATTTCTTCAAACTCTCCGGAAATCGGAAAGGTTGTTGAAACGGTGAATGCCGAGCAGATCGAAGGGGAAGACTTAAAGATATCCTTTAGTCCGAAATATATGCTGGATGCCCTTAAAGTTCTTGAAGGAGAGGACATTCATGTAAGCTTCACAGGCGCTATGAGGCCTTTTCTGATCCGTACGCCGAATGACGATTCGATCGTCCAATTAATTCTTCCTGTCCGGACGTATTAATTTGTTGGAATAGAAAGTTGCCGGCTGGTCCGGCAGCTTCTCTTATTTTTTCTGGAGAAAAGCGCTCTCGCCCTGCCTTGATTGCTCATACCGCAAGTTTCCCCTTTCCTTCTTTCCCTGTTTTTTAGTACAATTAGATATTAGTGATATTGAAAGAGGTCGATATAATGACAAAGACGGTGGCTATTGATACAGAGATGATTACCCTCGGCCAGTTTTTGAAATTGGCGGATGTCATTCAGTCCGGAGGAATGGCAAAATGGTTTTTATCGGAATATGAAGTACTCGTCAATGACGAGCCGGATAACCGCCGCGGACGAAAACTGTATGTCGGAGATGTGGTGACGATTGAAGGATTCGGTTCATTTCAAGTCGTCGGCTAAAAGCAGGTGGTATTGATTGTATATCCAAAATCTTACATTATCGTCTTACCGTAATTATGAGCGCCTTGACCTTCAATTTGAGAACAAAGTGAACGTGATTATCGGAGAGAACGCTCAAGGAAAAACAAATTTGATGGAAGCGATCTATGTGCTTGCGATGGCGAAATCCCATCGGACGTCAAATGATAAAGAACTCATACGATGGGATGAAGACTATGCTAAAATAGAAGGCAGGGTCATTAAAAAAAACGGTTCTGTTCCCATTCAGCTTGTGATTTCCAAAAAAGGAAAAAAAGGTAAAGTGAATCATATTGAACAGCAGAAGCTGAGCCAGTATGTCGGGGCTGTCAACACGATTATGTTCGCGCCGGAGGATTTAAATCTCGTAAAAGGAAGTCCTCAGGTCAGAAGAAGGTTTCTCGACATGGAAATCGGCCAAGTATCACCTGTCTATCTTCATGACCTTTCTCTTTACCAAAAAATCCTTTCACAACGGAATCATTTCTTGAAGCAGCTTCAAACGAGAAAGCAAACCGATCAAACGATGCTTGACGTGCTGACGGAACAGCTTACGGAATTCGCGGCAAAGGTTGTGATGAAACGGCTTCAGTTTGTCGATCAGCTTGAAAAATGGGCTCAGCCCATTCATTCCGGAATTTCAAGAGGTCTGGAAGAGCTGACGTTAAAGTATCATACGTCTCTTCACGTATCAGATTCGCCCGATTTGTCGAAAATGATCAATAGTTATCAAGAAACGTTTTCTAAATTAAGAGATAAAGAAATAGAACGGGGGGTATCTCTTTCAGGTCCCCACAGGGATGATGTTCTTTTCTATGTCAATGGCCGTGATGTGCAGACTTACGGATCGCAGGGCCAGCAGCGCACGACTGCATTGTCGCTTAAATTGGCTGAAATCGACTTGATTCAGGAAGAGATAGGAGAATACCCGATTCTGCTTTTGGATGATGTTTTATCAGAGCTGGACGACTATCGGCAGTCTCACTTGCTCCACACCATTCAAGGCCGCGTTCAAACATTCGTAACAACGACAAGCGTTGATGGAATTGATCATAAAACCTTAAACGAAGCGGAAATCTTTCGTGTTGAAAATGGCACGCTATCGGACTGAAAAAATGGGGTGAGGGATTGTATATCCACTTAGGTGACGATTTTGTCGTCTCAACGCGTGAAATTGTGGCTATTTTTGATTACAAGGCAAAGACATCGCCGATTGTTGAGGAGTTTTTAAGCAAGCAAAAACAGCGGATTGTCTCTTCTAACAGCACGCCGAAGTCAATTGTTGTCACATTACAATCGATTTATTTTTCTCCTTTAGCCTCAGGCACGTTGAAAAAACGGGCGCAATCCAAGCCGGAAATCGATTCATAAAGAATCTTAACTATAAATTTATTATGTTTGAAGAAAAGTGTAGGTGAATGTGCGTGGCAATGGAACAGCAAAATAATTACGATGAAAATCAGATACAGGTTCTAGAGGGATTGGAAGCCGTTCGGAAAAGACCCGGAATGTACATCGGGTCGACAAGCGGCAAAGGTCTGCACCATTTAGTATGGGAAATTGTCGATAACAGCATCGATGAAGCATTGGCCGGTTACTGCACTGAAATCAATGTCGCAATTGAAAAAGACAACAGCATCACAGTAAAAGACAACGGACGGGGTATCCCGGTCGGTATTCATGAGAAGATGGGTCGTCCCGCTGTGGAAGTCATCATGACTGTCCTGCACGCCGGAGGAAAGTTTGACGGAAGCGGATATAAAGTTTCGGGCGGTTTGCACGGCGTCGGTGCTTCTGTTGTTAACGCCCTTTCAACCGAGCTGGATGTAACGGTTTACAGAGATGGAAAAATCCATTATCAGGAATTTGAACGTGGCGTTCCGAAAGCTGATTTGAAAGTCATTGGAGATACGGAAGTGACGGGAACGACCACACACTTCAAGCCTGATCCGGAAATATTCACGGAAACGACTGAATACGACTATGATACGCTCGCCACTCGTGTCCGCGAACTCGCTTTCTTGACAAAAGGCGTCAAAATCACGATCGAAGACAAGCGAGAAGGAAAAGAACGCAAGAATGAATACTGCTATGAAGGCGGTATTAAAAGCTATGTTGAACACTTGAACCGTTCGCGGGAAGTTATTCATGAAGAGCCGGTCTATATTGAAGGATCCAAAGACGGCATTACAGTCGAGGTGGCTCTTCAATACAATGACAGCTATACAAGCAACATTTATTCATTTGCTAACAACATTCATACGTATGAAGGCGGAACCCATGAAGCCGGCTTTAAGACCGGTTTGACGAGGGTCATCAATGATTACGCGAGAAGAAACGGCGTATTCAAAGAAAGCGATCCGAACTTAAGCGGAGAAGACGTCCGGGAAGGTTTGACAGCGATTATTTCAATCAAGCACCCGGATCCTCAATTTGAAGGGCAGACGAAAACAAAGCTCGGCAACTCAGAAGCGCGTACGATAACAGATGCGCTATTTTCAGAAGCGCTTGAAAAGTTTCTGCTAGAAAACCCGGATTCAGCGAAAAAAATCGTTGAAAAAGGGGTTATGGCCGCCAGAGCACGGATGGCTGCAAAGAAAGCACGCGAATTGACGCGCAGAAAAAGCGCCCTTGAAGTGTCCAATCTGCCGGGGAAACTTGCTGACTGTTCTTCTAAAGACCCGACGATTTCCGAACTTTACATCGTTGAGGGTGACTCTGCGGGCGGATCGGCAAAACAGGGCCGCGACCGTCATTTCCAAGCAATTTTGCCTTTGAGAGGGAAAATTTTGAACGTCGAAAAAGCCCGCCTGGACAAAATATTGTCCAACAATGAGGTTCGTTCTATGATCACCGCCCTTGGCACCGGAATCGGGGAAGATTTCAACCTTGAAAAAGCCCGCTACCACAAAGTCGTGATTATGACGGATGCCGACGTCGATGGTGCACACATCAGAACATTGCTGCTGACCTTTTTCTACCGCTACATGAGACAGATTATCGAACAAGGATATGTCTACATCGCTCAGCCGCCTCTTTACAAAGTACAGCAGGGGAAACGCGTTGAGTATGCGTACAATGACCAGCAGCTCGAAGAAATTTTAAAAGAGCTTCCGCAAAATCCTAAGCCAGGCCTGCAGCGCTACAAAGGTTTGGGCGAGATGAATGCGACACAGCTTTGGGAAACGACGATGGATCCAGAAACGCGGACATTGCTTCAAGTAACGCTCAAAGATGCGATTGATGCGGATGAAACCTTTGAAATGCTGATGGGCGACAAGGTTGAACCGCGCCGCAACTTCATCGAAGAGAATGCCCGATATGTAAAGAATTTGGATATTTAATGATTGTAAGACCTTATTTTCGCTTAATTGAAATAAGGTCTTTTCTAGAATGAGCCTTTGGCGCTCTAGTCATTTGATGTGTATAAAATCAAGATTATTGATATAATGGAGAATAGCCTAATTCGTTGAAGAGTA
Coding sequences within it:
- the dnaA gene encoding chromosomal replication initiator protein DnaA, which codes for MKNISDLWNQALGQIEKKLSKPSFETWMKSTKAHSLQGDTLIITAPNEFARDWLESRYLHLIADTIYDLTGEELSIKFVIPQNQNEEDFMPKSPIKKMSKEEPADFPQNMLNPKYTFDTFVIGSGNRFAHAASLAVAEAPAKAYNPLFIYGGVGLGKTHLMHAIGHYVIDHNPSAKVVYLSSEKFTNEFINSIRDNKAVDFRNRYRNVDVLLIDDIQFLAGKEQTQEEFFHTFNTLHEETKQIVISSDRPPKEIPTLEDRLRSRFEWGLITDITPPDLETRIAILRKKAKAEGLDIPNEVMLYIANQIDSNIRELEGALIRVVAYSSLINKDINADLAAEALKDIIPSSKPKVITIKDIQRIVGQQFNIKLEDFKAKKRTKSVAFPRQIAMYLSREMTDSSLPKIGEEFGGRDHTTVIHAHEKISKLLSDDEQLQQQIKEIKEQLR
- the dnaN gene encoding DNA polymerase III subunit beta; this encodes MKFTIQKDRLVESVQDVLKAVSSRTTIPILTGIKIVASDEGVSLTGSDSDISIESFIPKEDGDLEIVTIEQPGSIVLQARFFSEIVKKLPMSTVEIEVQNQYLTIIRSGKAEFNLNGLDASEYPLLPQIEEHHAFQIPTDLLKNLIRQTVFAVSTSETRPILTGVNWNVTGGELICTATDSHRLALRKAKLDINEDSSYNVVIPGKSLTELSKILDDHQELVDIVITETQVLFKTKNVLFFSRLLDGNYPDTNRLIPQESKTNLIVNTKEFLQAIDRASLLAREGRNNVVKLSAAANESIEISSNSPEIGKVVETVNAEQIEGEDLKISFSPKYMLDALKVLEGEDIHVSFTGAMRPFLIRTPNDDSIVQLILPVRTY
- the remB gene encoding extracellular matrix regulator RemB, producing MYIHLGDDFVVSTREIVAIFDYKAKTSPIVEEFLSKQKQRIVSSNSTPKSIVVTLQSIYFSPLASGTLKKRAQSKPEIDS
- the yaaA gene encoding S4 domain-containing protein YaaA, encoding MTKTVAIDTEMITLGQFLKLADVIQSGGMAKWFLSEYEVLVNDEPDNRRGRKLYVGDVVTIEGFGSFQVVG
- the recF gene encoding DNA replication/repair protein RecF (All proteins in this family for which functions are known are DNA-binding proteins that assist the filamentation of RecA onto DNA for the initiation of recombination or recombinational repair.) gives rise to the protein MYIQNLTLSSYRNYERLDLQFENKVNVIIGENAQGKTNLMEAIYVLAMAKSHRTSNDKELIRWDEDYAKIEGRVIKKNGSVPIQLVISKKGKKGKVNHIEQQKLSQYVGAVNTIMFAPEDLNLVKGSPQVRRRFLDMEIGQVSPVYLHDLSLYQKILSQRNHFLKQLQTRKQTDQTMLDVLTEQLTEFAAKVVMKRLQFVDQLEKWAQPIHSGISRGLEELTLKYHTSLHVSDSPDLSKMINSYQETFSKLRDKEIERGVSLSGPHRDDVLFYVNGRDVQTYGSQGQQRTTALSLKLAEIDLIQEEIGEYPILLLDDVLSELDDYRQSHLLHTIQGRVQTFVTTTSVDGIDHKTLNEAEIFRVENGTLSD
- the gyrB gene encoding DNA topoisomerase (ATP-hydrolyzing) subunit B, which gives rise to MEQQNNYDENQIQVLEGLEAVRKRPGMYIGSTSGKGLHHLVWEIVDNSIDEALAGYCTEINVAIEKDNSITVKDNGRGIPVGIHEKMGRPAVEVIMTVLHAGGKFDGSGYKVSGGLHGVGASVVNALSTELDVTVYRDGKIHYQEFERGVPKADLKVIGDTEVTGTTTHFKPDPEIFTETTEYDYDTLATRVRELAFLTKGVKITIEDKREGKERKNEYCYEGGIKSYVEHLNRSREVIHEEPVYIEGSKDGITVEVALQYNDSYTSNIYSFANNIHTYEGGTHEAGFKTGLTRVINDYARRNGVFKESDPNLSGEDVREGLTAIISIKHPDPQFEGQTKTKLGNSEARTITDALFSEALEKFLLENPDSAKKIVEKGVMAARARMAAKKARELTRRKSALEVSNLPGKLADCSSKDPTISELYIVEGDSAGGSAKQGRDRHFQAILPLRGKILNVEKARLDKILSNNEVRSMITALGTGIGEDFNLEKARYHKVVIMTDADVDGAHIRTLLLTFFYRYMRQIIEQGYVYIAQPPLYKVQQGKRVEYAYNDQQLEEILKELPQNPKPGLQRYKGLGEMNATQLWETTMDPETRTLLQVTLKDAIDADETFEMLMGDKVEPRRNFIEENARYVKNLDI